A single Argentina anserina chromosome 7, drPotAnse1.1, whole genome shotgun sequence DNA region contains:
- the LOC126802912 gene encoding polyketide synthase 1 produces the protein MVTVEEVRKAQRAEGPATVLAIGTATPPNCIDQSTYPDYYFRITKSEHKAELKEKFQRMCDKSMIKKRYMYLTEEILKENPSMCEYMAPSLDARQDMVVVEIPKLGKDAAVKAIKEWGQPKSKITHLVFCTTSGVDMPGADYQLTKLLGLRPSVKRLMMYQQGCFAGGTVLRLAKDLAENNRGARVLVVCSEITAVTFRGPSDTHLDSLVGQALFGDGAAAIIVGSDPLPEVEKPLFELVSAAQTILPDSDGAIDGHLREVGLTFHLLKDVPGLISKNIEKSLNEAFKPLNITDWNSLFWIAHPGGPAILDQVESKLALKPEKLEATRHILSEYGNMSSACVLFILDEVRRRSATNGHKTTGEGLEWGVLFGFGPGLTVETVVLHSVAA, from the exons ATGGTGACCGTCGAGGAAGTCCGCAAGGCTCAACGCGCTGAGGGTCCGGCCACCGTCTTGGCCATCGGGACAGCAACTCCTCCCAATTGTATTGACCAGAGCACGTACCCCGACTACTACTTTCGTATCACCAAAAGTGAGCACAAGGCTGAGCTCAAGGAGAAATTTCAGCGCATGT GTGACAAATCTATGATCAAGAAGCGTTACATGTATTTGACTGAagaaattctcaaagagaatCCTAGTATGTGTGAGTACATGGCACCTTCACTTGATGCAAGGCAAGACATGGTGGTAGTTGAAATTCCCAAGCTTGGAAAAGATGCAGCCGTCAAGGCCATTAAGGAATGGGGTCAGCCCAAGTCCAAAATCACCCATTTGGTGTTCTGTACAACTAGTGGTGTGGACATGCCCGGAGCTGACTACCAGCTCACTAAGCTCTTGGGTCTCCGCCCCTCCGTCAAGCGTCTCATGATGTACCAGCAAGGGTGTTTCGCCGGAGGCACGGTGCTCCGGTTGGCTAAGGATTTGGCTGAGAACAATCGAGGTGCTCGTGTTCTTGTAGTTTGCTCTGAAATTACTGCCGTGACTTTCCGAGGACCTAGTGACACCCATCTCGATAGTCTTGTGGGCCAAGCCTTGTTCGGTGATGGTGCTGCGGCCATTATTGTTGGGTCCGACCCATTGCCTGAGGTTGAGAAGCCTTTGTTTGAGTTAGTTTCAGCGGCCCAAACTATCCTCCCCGATAGTGACGGGGCCATCGACGGGCATCTTCGTGAAGTGGGGCTCACATTTCACCTCCTCAAAGATGTTCCCGGCCTTATTTCGAAGAACATCGAGAAGAGTCTCAATGAGGCCTTCAAACCTTTGAACATCACTGACTGGAACTCTCTATTCTGGATTGCACACCCGGGTGGCCCAGCAATTTTGGACCAAGTAGAGTCTAAACTGGCCCTGAAACCTGAGAAATTAGAAGCCACAAGACATATCTTATCCGAGTATGGCAACATGTCTAGTGCTTGTGTGTTGTTTATTTTGGACGAAGTGAGGAGGAGGTCTGCGACTAATGGGCACAAGACAACCGGTGAGGGCCTGGAGTGGGGTGTTCTATTTGGGTTTGGGCCAGGGCTAACCGTTGAGACTGTTGTGCTTCACAGTGTGGCTGCTTGA
- the LOC126802228 gene encoding uncharacterized protein LOC126802228, with protein METENDDTSSCRSSTNWSVAGGALENRVTFESSLSPIDGESPNCTTGSSIILRPPSPDSGPCEITINFTQKHEVQQIYVRSTARVYEIYYAPDLQSENEYLCTVRCGIAARDEEVHSANSNGSLKEVSEENVRDANNLSTSEDDWVEVKVPDNRVLDKKISSSLSKSGSEQAFYEATAQMSDVNPCISLTLRLLSLERKDCVYVDEIYVFADPADSLDLENQESTVENSTGSSLMAMFMPTLLQLSKTRSVSQTQDSQMIGPKASDSTSVATGIQTYIRPSISDHEEVKMQDVNRATIGSTPSQIPLEVPVTESKIDTAYDHVERSMDLLVSRMGKIEDLLLRFEDKMVNPMSNIEARLERVEQQVEALSRQSHNSGLSTCSRFCAPSFSCIESDSNSFYNSINDCPSCEAVIRGNKDSQSESLPTPPYHMSDSVKPSKLVPGLVVTAPEFSSDDEDEEDESSGLVISSSRNKPRAALTVDDALASALAGFMSLTSNQPQKCAKPFWVKAPEFLNDEDDSPDTKASVRGEESGTGPSMCFDGSDGIQNVNDSLVHSTTVSSYTEENVEISSDEHSVKPDSIHVQYEHHEVVEKDQPDGNSGENEVDHGMDRTASCKTTEETENGVDITKISNIANPDKNGSPDRLPQNGTNEGFNNNQDDANTKELVEENSNIHAKEVTEENSDKDVLKNILGFSRASSEVDFGIPVLDVKFTSLDSCSGSLSLASLLSESPESMTEEPYLRESDHAPQVDEESSLIIVEDGEPVGPAIDGNVSVVMDFYSVAEPLSTWGANLQCETSNSHETFAASLI; from the exons ATGGAAACAGAAAACGACGACACTTCTTCATGCCGTTCTTCAACAAATTGGTCCGTCGCCGGCGGCGCTCTGGAAAACCGCGTCACTTTCGAGTCCTCCTTGTCTCCGATCGACGGCGAGTCTCCGAATTGTACTACCGGATCCTCCATCATTCTACGCCCTCCGTCACCGGATTCCGGACCCTGCGAGATCACTA TTAATTTTACACAAAAACATGAGGTTCAGCAGATTTATGTTCGGAGTACTGCCCGAGTCTATGAGATTTACTATGCACCTGATTTACAGAGTGAGAACGAATATCTATGTACTGTTCGCTGCGGAATTGCTGCCAGAGATGAGGAAGTTCATTCCGCAAATTCAAATGGGTCTCTTAAGGAGGTATCTGAAGAAAACGTAAGAGATGCCAATAACTTGAGCACCAGTGAAGATGACTGGGTTGAAGTGAAAGTCCCAGATAATCGTGTGcttgataaaaaaattagttcTTCGCTATCAAAGTCTGGTTCTGAACAG GCCTTTTATGAAGCCACAGCACAGATGAGTGATGTAAATCCTTGTATATCCTTAACACTTCGTCTACTGTCACTTGAGAGGAAGGATTGCGTTTATGTTGATGAGATTTATGTGTTTGCTGATCCTGCTGATTCATTGGATTTGGAAAACCAAGAGAGTACAGTCGAAAACTCAACTGGAAGTTCTCTCATGGCCATGTTTATGCCTACCCTCCTGCAATTATCTAAAACGAGGAGTGTTTCCCAAACCCAAGACTCTCAAATGATAGGGCCAAAAGCATCTGATTCTACCAGTGTTGCAACTGGGATCCAGACATATATTAGACCCAGCATTTCTGATCATGAAGAAGTGAAAATGCAGGATGTGAATAGGGCTACAATTGGTAGCACCCCATCACAGATCCCTCTAGAGGTACCTGTCACAGAAAGCAAAATTGATACTGCATATGATCATGTTGAAAGGTCTATGGACCTACTTGTTTCACGAATGGGCAAAATAGAGGATCTATTATTGAGGTTTGAAGACAAAATGGTAAACCCCATGAGCAACATTGAGGCAAGGCTTGAGAGGGTCGAGCAGCAAGTTGAAGCACTCAGCAGACAATCACATAATTCTGGTTTGTCAACATGCTCAAGATTCTGTGCTCCTTCTTTCTCATGCATCGAGTCTGATTCCAACTCTTTCTACAACAGTATAAATGACTGTCCCAGTTGTGAGGCAGTTATACGAGGTAACAAGGACAGTCAATCTGAGTCGCTCCCTACCCCACCTTATCACATGTCTGATTCAGTAAAGCCTTCAAAGTTGGTCCCAGGTCTAGTGGTAACTGCTCCTGAATTTTCAagtgatgatgaggatgaagaagatgaatcaTCAGGCCTAGTAATAAGTTCTTCAAGGAATAAACCGAGGGCTGCTCTGACAGTTGATGATGCTCTAGCATCTGCTCTTGCTGGGTTCATGTCTCTAACTTCTAATCAGCCTCAAAAGTGTGCCAAACCTTTCTGGGTTAAAGCTCCTGAATTCTtaaatgatgaagatgatagCCCTGATACAAAAGCTTCAGTGAGAGGTGAAGAAAGTGGGACAGGGCCATCCATGTGCTTTGATGGATCTGATGGGATACAAAATGTAAATGATTCACTAGTTCATTCAACCACAGTTTCTTCATATACTGAGGAGAATGTTGAAATATCTAGTGATGAACACTCTGTTAAACCAGACAGCATTCATGTGCAGTATGAGCATCATGAGGTTGTTGAAAAAGACCAACCTGATGGTAATAGCGGTGAGAATGAAGTTGATCATGGCATGGATCGAACTGCTTCTTGTAAGACAACAGAAGAGACTGAGAATGGAGTAGACATCACTAAGATAAGTAACATTGCCAACCCTGACAAAAATGGTAGTCCAGATAGGTTGCCTCAAAATGGGACTAATGAAGGATTTAACAACAATCAGGATGATGCTAATACAAAGGAGCTGGTTGAGGAGAATTCTAACATACATGCAAAGGAAGTGACAGAAGAGAATTCTGACAAAGATGTTTTGAAGAATATCCTAGGATTCTCACGTGCTTCTTCCGAGGTGGATTTTGGAATTCCAGTGTTGGATGTAAAATTTACTTCTCTTGATAGTTGCAGTGGCAGTCTTTCTCTTGCATCCCTTTTGTCTGAATCGCCGGAATCAATGACTGAAGAACCTTATCTGAGGGAAAGTGATCATGCACCTCAGGTTGATGAGGAGTCTAGCTTGATTATAGTGGAAGACGGGGAGCCAGTTGGTCCTGCTATTGATGGTAATGTTTCTGTGGTTATGGATTTCTATAGCGTCGCTGAACCTTTGAGCACATGGGGTGCGAATCTGCAGTGTGAAACGTCCAATAGCCATGAGACTTTCGCAGCAAGTCTCATTTGA
- the LOC126801457 gene encoding uncharacterized protein LOC126801457 translates to MVSARNHSHAHYLPPYFSVAPMMEWTDVHYRTMARLISKHAWLWTEMLAAETIVYQKDNLDRFLYFPPEQHPIVLQIGGSNLENLAKATRLANIYKYDEINFNCGCPSPRVAGHGCFGARLMLDPKFVAEAMSVIAANTDVPVSVKCRIGVDDHDSYNELCDFIYKVSSQSPTRHFIIHSRKALLNGISPAENRSIPPLKYEYFYGLLRDFPDLRFTINGGINTIEEVNAARKEGAHGVMVGRAAFNNPWNTLGHVDTAVYGAPSSGLTRRQLLKEFEAYGETVLGKYGLKPNVRDVAKPLLSLFYAQPGNTLWKRKADAAFMHCTTMKSFFEETLLAIPDFVLDAPIGAPPPGSKDLFANVHALLPQPYESREQELQCA, encoded by the exons ATGGTCTCCGCTCGCAACCACTCCCACGCCCACTACCTTCCTCCTTACTTCAG TGTGGCGCCTATGATGGAATGGACCGACGTCCACTACAGGACCATGGCTCGCCTCATCTCCAAGCACGCCTGGCTCTGGACTGAGATGCTCGCCGCCGAGACCATCGTCTACCAGAAGGACAATCTG GACAGATTCTTGTACTTTCCTCCGGAGCAACATCCTATTGTTCTACAAATCGGCGGCAGTAATTTAGAGAACCTGGCGAAAGCTACTCGGCTTGCTAACATTTACAAATACGATGAGATCAATTTCAA TTGTGGATGCCCTAGTCCGAGAGTAGCTGGACATGGGTGCTTTGGTGCTCGTCTTATGCTGGATCCAAAG TTTGTTGCCGAGGCTATGTCAGTGATTGCTGCCAACACAGATGTCCCTGTCAGTGTTAAGTGTCGAATTGGTGTTGATGATCACGATTCATACAATGAGCTCT GTGATTTTATTTATAAAGTTTCTTCTCAATCACCAACTAGGCACTTCATCATACATTCTCGGAAGGCACTGCTGAATGGAATCAGCCCAGCTGAAAATCGAAGTATTCCACCTCTTAA ATATGAGTACTTCTATGGCCTCTTGCGTGACTTTCCAGACTTAAGATTTACAATAAATGGTGGAATAAACACTATTGAAGAG GTCAATGCAGCAAGGAAAGAAGGAGCTCATGGCGTTATGGTTGGACGGGCTGCATTTAATAA TCCATGGAATACTTTGGGGCATGTTGATACTGCTGTTTATGGTGCACCAAGCAGCGGTCTAACGCGACGTCAG TTATTGAAGGAGTTTGAAGCTTATGGAGAGACTGTTTTGGGAAAATATGGACTAAAGCCCAATGTTCGAGATGTGGCAAAG CCTTTGCTTAGCCTTTTCTATGCTCAGCCTGGGAATACCCTTTGGAAACGCAAAGCTGATGCTGCTTTCATGCATTGCACG ACTATGAAATCATTCTTTGAGGAAACACTTTTAGCAATACCAGATTTTGTATTGGATGCACCTATTGGAGCGCCACCACCGGGTAGTAAGGACCTTTTTGCAAACGTTCATGCATTATTGCCTCAGCCATATGAATCAAGGGAACAAGAGCTACAGTGTGCATAG